The genomic stretch GTATAGGCGACGGACTGCGGTGGGGAAGGGTGTCAGTGGTTGGGCAGTCTCAACGCTTCACCGGCTCCGGTGGCCGGGCCTGGGCCCCACCCTGCCGGGGTCGCGGCCCCACCGGCACCGGAACACCGGCGCTCCCCTCGCCACCCTCGCGTCCGTTCCGGCGTGGATACGTGATCTCCAGCCGGCGGTCGGCGCGGCGCAGCAGCCAGTCGTTCAGTTCGCGCAACATGCCCCAGCGTGCGCCGATCTGTGGCACGAATCAAGCGCAGACCAGCTGGCCAGTTCGTTCCGGCATCACCTCGCGGAATCGGAGTCGGTGTTGCCCCGCCCGGCCGCGTCGAGGCTGGCCTGTCACTGAACCACGGCAGGGCCGGCATCGACGTGTCCCAGCAGTCGGGAGCCTGGAAGGCTGGCACGCAGCCGGGACAGGTGTCTCAGAACGGAGATCAGCCACGTGGGCCGGGCTGCATCACGCTTCATCGTCGGCCTCTGCCTCGGCTGGAGCCTGCGCGGCGAGGCGCTGGAGGTACAGCTCCAGGATCTGCACGGCCGCCGCCTCGTCCAGGTCGGTCGCGCCCAGCTCGCGGGCCCGGCGGGTGGTGAAGCGCTCGTCCTGGAACTCGACCGTGTAGCCCTGGTCGGTCAGGATGCGCCCGAAGGCGCGGGCCCGGTCGGCCGCCGGACTGGGTGCCCCGTCCGTCCGCAGCGGCAGCCCCAGCAGCAGCGTGCCCGCGCCGGTTTCACGCACCTTCAGGCGGATGGCCTTGAGGTCGATGGGCAGCCGCCGCCGATCCACGCTGCCGCGTCCGAAGGCCAGCGAGCCCGCGCTGACCGCGAAGCCGATCCGGGACTTGCTGACGTCCAGCGCCAGGATGGGAGCGGGGGAGGGGGTCGCCACGCGCGGAGTGTAGCAGCGCTGCCCGTGGCGCTACGCTGGGCGGCATGACCCCGAGTGACGTCCTGCTGGTGGAGACCGTGAACGGTGTCCGCACCCTGACCCTGAACCGCCCGGATCGCCTGAACGCCGCGAACGACGAGCTGCTGTACGCCCTGACGGACGCCCTGAAGGCGGCCGATGCCGACGACGCCGTGCGCGTGGTCGTGATCACCGGGGCCGGGCGCGGCTTCTGTGCCGGGCAGGATCTGGGCGGCGTGTCGGGGCGCGACATGAGCTTCACCGAGCACCTGAACGCCACCTACAACCCGCTGATCCGCACCATGCGTGGGCTGGGCAAGCCGGTCATCACCGCCGTGAACGGCGTGGCCGCCGGGGCCGGGGCGAGTCTCGCGCTGGCGGGCGACCTGCGGCTGTGGGCCCAGGGGGCGCGCCTGATCGAGGTCTTCTCGAACATCGCCCTGGTTCCGGATTCGGGCAGCACGTGGTTCCTGCCGCGTCTGGTCGGCTACAGCCGCGCCTTCGAGCTTATGGCGCTGGCCGACACCGTGAGCGCCACCGAGGCCCTGCGCCTGGGCCTGTGCGAACAGGTCTACCCGGACGAGACCTTCCTGGCCGATGTCCAGGCCTACGCCGAGCGCCTCGCCGCCCGGCCCGCGAACGCCCTGAAGCTCACCAAGCAGGCGCTGAACGCGGCCATGACCAGCTCGCTGGACGCCGCGCTGGACACGGAGGCCGAACTCCAGCAGCTCGCGGGCGACCACTGGGAGCATGCCGAGGGCGTGAGTGCCTTCAAGGAGAAGCGTGCCCCGGACTTCCGCCGGGACGGCTGAGCCCGGTCGATCCCACCGGCAGACGGACGCCGCCCGACTCGACATGAGCGGGCGGCGTCCGTCACGGCACTATTTGTCCAGCGGGTCGTTGTGGCCCTTCATCGCGTCGGCCTGTCCGACGGTGTTCTCGCGGCGCTGGGGATCGCGGCCCGCCTCGTTGCCCATGCTGGCGGTGTCCTTGCCGGGTTCAAGCAGCTCGTCGCTGTGCTGTACAGTGGGATCGGGCGTGGTGCTGGCTGTGGTCTTGGTGTCGTCGTGGGGCATGGGAGCCACCTCCGGTGGGGTGTAGGGTGCCGCGCTGTGGGCGACGGTGCCGGTCGGCGCGGCGGTCGTGGTGGGCGGGGTCACGCGGCCGGGCGCGGCGCTGACCTCGTCGTCCGGGAGGTCGCCCAGCTCCTCGATCAGGCGCTCGCGGGCCCGGATCTCGTCCTCGATCCGGCCGATGTAGTCGCGGATGCCCTGGAGCACCTCGACCTCGGCCCCGGCGTGGTAGGAGCGGCCCAGCCGGGCATACAGACCGTCGAGTTCGCGGCCCAGCTGGAAGACCTCCACGCGCAGGCGGGCGACGTGCGCCACTTCCTCGCCGCGCCGCTGGACGCGCTCCGCGCCGCGTCTGACCGTGTTCAGGATGCTGTCGAGCATGCCCCAGTATGCGCTCCAGTGCCCTGAACCCGGTGAGGGGGCGTTTAGGAATGGGCGTGGCCGTGAGGCACTCGACCTTCCTCCAACCGGCCCGGCGCTACAGTGACGCCACCATGAACGCTGCCGAGACCCGTGCGCTGCTGCTCGCCCTGACCGCCGCCCTGAGCCGTGGGCAGGGTGCGGCGATCGCCACCGTGGTCGGCGTGCACGGCAGCGCGTACCGCCGCGAGGG from Deinococcus sp. AB2017081 encodes the following:
- a CDS encoding RuvX/YqgF family protein; translation: MATPSPAPILALDVSKSRIGFAVSAGSLAFGRGSVDRRRLPIDLKAIRLKVRETGAGTLLLGLPLRTDGAPSPAADRARAFGRILTDQGYTVEFQDERFTTRRARELGATDLDEAAAVQILELYLQRLAAQAPAEAEADDEA
- a CDS encoding enoyl-CoA hydratase-related protein; this translates as MTPSDVLLVETVNGVRTLTLNRPDRLNAANDELLYALTDALKAADADDAVRVVVITGAGRGFCAGQDLGGVSGRDMSFTEHLNATYNPLIRTMRGLGKPVITAVNGVAAGAGASLALAGDLRLWAQGARLIEVFSNIALVPDSGSTWFLPRLVGYSRAFELMALADTVSATEALRLGLCEQVYPDETFLADVQAYAERLAARPANALKLTKQALNAAMTSSLDAALDTEAELQQLAGDHWEHAEGVSAFKEKRAPDFRRDG